The Paenibacillus dendritiformis region TGCGGACGGTCCGGTCCGTCATGCTCAGTCTAGTTACTGCGAATCCAGGCGGCGATATCTTTCATGACTTGTTCTGGCACGTTGCCTGGAATAATGTATTCTTGGCCCGTGGACGGCTTGTCGCTCTCCACGAAGACGTGGTTCAGCTTCGAATACAGCTTGTATTGGACGTTGGTGCGGTTTTGGAGTGCCTTTTTCCATCCGTCCAGATGCTCTTTGCCGACCTGAACGTCATTGTCCCCCTGGATGATGAAGAGCGGCACCTTCTGATCCTTGGCGATCTCTCCACCGTGGTGGTTCCGGAAATCGATCCACCACGAAGCGTTCGGCAGCGGGAAATTAGCCGGAAGATTGTCAAGTGTGTATTGCTCATCCTTGATGATGGCCACCATCTGCTGCCACATCTTCAATTGTCCTTCTGCCGCCGCGACGACTTCCGCCGGTTGGCCGTTGTCTTTGGCATATTGCAGCTGGCGTTCCATCTGCTCAATCATCAAATCTTCGAGCGGTCCGGACGGACCGGCCGCGATGACAGCGCCACGGATCGCATTCCCGGTGTCGGCCTTGACGATATTCGGGATAAGCATGCCTCCCTGGCTATGTCCCAACACATAGATGCGGTCTTTGTTCAACCGCTTGTCTTGACCCGCCCACTTCACCGCCAGCACCGCATCGTCAACGGTCTCTTCCTTCACGGTGAAACGCGGAATCGCTGCGGATTGAACCGGATATTCCCGTGTCCGCTTCTCATAGCGGATGGTAGCAATCCCTTCCTTGGCCAGTCCGATCGCCATGTCACGGAACGTCTTGGCCGCCCCGATTGATTCGTCCCGGTCGTTGGCCCCCGAGCCATGAACCAGCACGAGCACCGGATATGTGCCTGCCGCATTCGCTGCTGCCGGCAGGGTCAATGTGCCCGGCAGCTTGAATTGCCCGTCGCCGATAAAAATCGTCTCTTCCTTGTACAGGGAGGCGTCGTCATAGGCCGGCGGCTGGTAGTTCCCGGATGGGAGATACGAGTAGAATACATCGTTCAACAGGCCGTTCTCCTTGTAACGAAGCGTAAGTGACAGCATCAAGTCTTTGTCCGTCTTGAACAGCACCTGCACGTTTTGGTGCACGCCATCGTTGTCGGAGGAGGCTTGAACGAATTGCGTCGGCTTCCCGACCATAGGGATGATCTGCTGCGCCAAGCGAGACAAGTGTGCCACCTTGGTCGCTTCCTTCAATTCCGGTGTTAAGAGAGAGGCCAGCTGCGCTTCCTCTTGCGGCGCTTCCGCCAGGGCCGCCCACTGGACCGTAAATTGGGCGGCGCGCGTTTTCCAATCCGCCTCATCGGCGAGCACCTTGCCGTTCACCCACTTCCCTTGAATCTGCAGCGCTTCCTTCATGGCGCCCCAAGCGATGTAATGCAGTCCCTTCTCCTTGCCTTGCAAAGAGCCGGCACCGAGCGTGACAGCTGTTCCGTTCACCTCGGAACGGCCGCTGGCGGAATCAACCGTCCACACCCGATCGCCGAAGGTTACGGTGATCGTCTTCGTCTGTTGATCCCATTCGACGAGAGCCCCAATCGATTCCGCCGCTTGCCGCAGCGGCACCAGTTCAGCCGCGGATTCGGTTGCCGCTCCGGCTTCTTGCGCCATCGCGAGCGGCGCCATGCTTCCGAATAATAGACAACCGGCGATCATCCATTTCCAGCTTGATTTTCCCATTAGTTTCTCCCCCTGAGTCATTTCATATGTAGCTGCAACGACATAAATCATTGCCATTTCAAATAATTATCCAAAAAAAACAATAGCACAGCGTTTCTTGGGGTGTCAAAGAAATCGCCAAAAAGGGAGATGTCACGATGTCGCCTACCTGTGCTTCCCCTAAGATTGCAATACTTGCTCGATATCAGCCAATTCTTCCATCGTGAACGCCAACTGCTCCAGCGCCTTCACATTTTCCTCGATCTGGCTAGCCCGGCTTGCGCCAATGAGGGCGGAAGTGACCTTCCCGCCGCGCAGTACCCAGGCAAGCGCCATCTGCGCCAGCGATTGGCCGCGGCGTTCCGCGATCTCGTGAAGCGGGCGAACCTTGGTGAGGACTTGGTCAGACACTTCTCCCTCTTTCAAAAATCCGGAAGCTTTTTTGGCTCTGGAATCTTCCGGGATCCCGTGGAGGTAACGATTCGTCAACAGCCCTTGCTGCAGTGGACAGAACGCGATGCTGCCTACGCCTTGTTCCTCCAGCACATCTTGAAGGCCATCCTCGATCCAGCGGTTCAGCATCGAGTAGGACGGCTGATGGATCAGCAGCGGCGTGCCTAATTCCTTCAAAATCCGGATCGCTTCGCTCGTCTGCTCCGCATCATACGAGGAAATGCCCACATACAGCGCCTTCCCTTGGCGGACAACTTGGTCGAGGGCCATCATCGTCTCTTCCAGCGGCGTATCCGGATCCGGACGATGCGAATAGAAAATATCGACATAGTCCAGCCCCATCCGCTTCAAGCTTTGATCGAGACTGGCGATGAGATATTTTCTCGATCCCCATTCTCCGTACGGGCCTTCCCACATGTAATAGCCTGCCTTGGTCGAGATGATCATCTGATCCCGGTACGGACGGAAATCCTCCTTCAGCATTTGCCCGAACATCAGCTCGGCGGAACCGGCCGGCGGACCATAGTTGTTCGCCAGGTCAAAATGCGTAATTCCCAGATCGAACGCGCGCCGCAGCATGGCCCGTCCTTTCTCAAATGAATCGATGCCTCCGAAATTATGCCACAGCCCCAACGAAATCGCGGGCAGCTTCAAGCCCGAACGGCCGCAGCGACGGTAAACCATCGAATCATAACGCTTCGAGTCTGCTTGATATACCATGTCCCTCATCTCTCCCTTCATAGAGCCGCCAAGGATGGCTCCTTGTTTTCTACCCCTTATTATACCTGTTCTTCCCCCTGCTGCACCTCCTGACTTTGGCGGGGATAAGGAGGGGCGCCCGGAACCATATTAATGACACATTCGATGGGGAGACCCCCGTCCGACGGATGCCGGGCAGGAGCTACGGTTGTGCAGCGACCCATCGAATGACGGATGTTATTGCCCTTATGTTCCATTATCATGAAGGAGGCTGAGCCGATGACCTCTCCGAAGCACCGGCGTGTTAATGCGGACAAAATCCGCAAACAAACTCCGCACTCCCACGGCAAAGTGAAATCGTTCCGCGAGCTGGCCGAGGAGTAGCACGGCAAGGGACAGACATCTCCGGGCGGGAAGCCTTGGCGGGGATGTCTTCCTCCCCCTCCATCATGATCAGAAGCAAGATTTCCTCCCTTCAGCGAATGAACGCATCCTTCTTGGGCAAAAATAATGGTAATCAATGTGTCAAGGGGATGAGCAAATGCATACGGCAGGCAGTGTCGCTTTCATTACGATCTATATCTTTATGGGTATTACGATATTCAGATCGCTATTCAAGCTGAAAGCAAAGTCGGAATGCGACGACGAGGCTTCAATTCTCGAATGCGATAAACAAGTGATTCATTTGTTGACCATGTTCATGGTATGGGGCGTATCCCTCATTTTTATTATTTGGTTTGTGCTGCATTTCTCTTTTCCTAAGTAAAGAATGAAGGGATCTGCTTGCAAATACAGTCTCTATGGAAACAAAAAAACTCCGTCATCGGAGTTTTTTTGCTTTTGAGGCTTGTTTTCCATTTTCATTTATAGCTTGCCCGTTAAAAATTGCGCTTCTCCGCGGCCAAAGCTCCAATCCGCCGCTCCGTTTTCCGTAATGGAAATCATCACGTCATCCGGCGATATTCCGCAGGCCGACTCCAGCCGTTCAGTAAGCAGCGCGTACAACCGTTCCTTCTGGGCGTTCGTTCTCGCTTTGCTGACGATGCTGATAATGACCAGATTCTTGGTTCGCTCGAAGCCCAAGCCCGTATCCTCGATAATCATCTCATGGGCAGGATGCTGATGCACAATCTGATAGCGGTCGCTGTGCGGCACATCGAATGCCTCCACCATCGCTTCATGGGCAGCGTCCAGCAGTTGTCTCAATTCTTGTTCGTTCCGGCCCTCGATAACATCAAAACGCAGCAATGGCATAGATCACATCCCCCTTGTACCTGATTCCTGTTCCGCCGCAATGACGGCAATTCCATGTTCGTCGCAATACTCTTGATATTCCTTCGACAGCGGCTCCGAAGTGATCAGCGTGTCCACTTTGTCGAACGGGGCATAGGTCAGCAGCGTCGAACGCCCGAATTTGGAGGCATCGGCCAGCAAATAGACCTGCTGCGCCTTGTCCACGATTTTCTTCTTAATCTCGTACTCCAAAATATCCGAGTTCGTCAATCCGCTCTCGATCGATACGCCCGTAGCCGCCATGAACGCTTTGTTAATATTGTATTTGTCGAGAATATGCAGGCTGTCGTTGCCGACGAACGATTTCGTGTCCCGTTTATAGGAATTCCCGATCGTCAATAGCGTGATATGTTCCAGATTCGCTGCCGCATTGATAATATCAAGACTATTCGTCAAAATGGTCAACTTCGGAACCCGGGGCAAATACTCCACCATACTGCGCGTCGTCGTCCCGGAGTCGATATATATCAATTCATTTCCTTCCACAAATCGAGCCGCGCACTTCGCAATTGCCGTCTTCGCCGATGAATTCGTAATATCCCGGTTCTCGAACGGAATCAGATGACTGGACATCGAGGTGACGCCGCCATAGACCTTCTGAATCGTCCCCTTGTCCAAAATATTGCTGATATCACGGCGAATCGTGTTTTTCGAAACATTGAAATGCTCGCACAGCTCGTCCAACGAGGCCGTTCCTACCGAATGGATATAATCTTCGATATCTTGCAGCCGTTTCTCCCGCATCGGCTCCTCCCCCTTATTCTTTTACAGAAAAATATAACATATAACCAAAAGTTAATCAACAGTTACCAATTTAAACAGGGTAATGTTCATTTAAAATTGAAACATCGACTCAATATAACCATGATATCACCAAATATTCGATTGACAATTACCCATCATAGGATTAATATGTACTCGAAAGATAACCAAGAAATGATAGGAGTTCATCAAGAACTTAACAACACTTACAAACCATACGGAGGAGGAGCACCATGAACGAGATCAGAAAAATCAAGAACTACATCAATGGCGAATGGGTGGAGAGCGGCACGGCCCACTATGAAAGCGTATATAATCCGGCCACTAAGGAAGTGATAGCGCAGGTTCCGCTCTCGACAAGAGCCGAATTGGATGCGGCGGCTGCCGCCGCGGCGAAGGCATTCGAGGAATGGAAGAATGTAGCCGTTCCCCGACGGGCCAGAATTCTATTCCGCTACCAACAGCTGCTCATCGAGCATCGGGAAGAGCTGGCCCGGCTCATTACGATCGAAAACGGCAAAAACCTTACGGAAGCGCTTGGCGAGGTACAGCGCGGCATTGAAAATGTCGAGTTCGCCGCCGGAGCACCCACGCTGATGATGGGAGATTCCCTCTCCTCCATTGCGACAGATGTGGAAGCGGTGAACTATCGTTATCCGATCGGCGTCATTGGCGGCATCGCGCCATTCAATTTCCCGATGATGGTGCCGTGCTGGATGTTCCCGATGGCGATCGCGCTTGGCAATACGTTCATCCTCAAGCCTTCCGAGAGAACGCCGCTCCTAACGGAGAAATTGGTCGAGCTGTTCACGGAAGCCGGGCTGCCCAAAGGCGTATTCAACGTCGTCTATGGCGCGCATGACGTGGTGAACGGCATCCTTGAGCATCCGGCCGTCAAGGCCGTATCCTTCGTCGGCTCCAAGCCGGTAGGCGAATATGTGTTCAAAAAAGGAAGCGAGAACCTCAAGCGCGTACAAGCGTTGACCGGCGCCAAAAACCATACCATTGTGTTGAAGGATGCGAATCTGGAAGAGACGGTTACGAATGTCATCTCCGCCGCCTTCGGATCGGCCGGCGAACGATGCATGGCTTGCGCCGTCATCACGGTCGAGGAAGACATTTCCGACGAGTTCATCGCGATGCTGCGCGAACGTGCGGCCGGCATCAAGATCGGCAACGGGTTGGAAGACGGCGTGTTCCTCGGTCCCGTGATCCGCGAAGATAATCTGAAGCGGACTCATCAATATATCGAGAAAGGAATCGAGGAAGGTGCCGCCCTTCTGTGCGACGGCCGTGAATCGGCCTCGGAGGACGGTTATTTTGTCGGACCGACCATTTTCGACCATGTCACGACAGAGATGACCATTTGGAAGGAAGAGATTTTTGCTCCGGTGCTCTCGATCATTCGTGTCAAAAATCTAAGGGAAGCGATCAAGATTGCCAATCAATCGGAGTTCGCCAACGGGGCGTGCCTGTTCACGACCAATGCGTCCGCTATCCGCTATTTCCGGGAGAACATTAATGCCGGCATGCTCGGAATCAACCTGGGTGTTCCTGCGCCGATGGCCTTCTTCCCATTCTCGGGCTGGAAATCGTCGTTCTACGGCACCTTGCACGCGAACGGCAAAGACAGCGTCGATTTCTATACGCGAAAGAAAGTCGTGACGGCACGATATCCAAAACCAGCATTTGAATAAAGCCGGTTCTGCATTTTAAGATCAAAAAAAGGAGTCCTAGCTATGCCTCATGCGATGGATAACACCAAGAAATACGATCTCATCGCCGTTGGTCGCGCCTGTCTTGATTTGAATGCAGTGGAATATAATCGTCCGATGGAAGAGACGATGACGTTCTCCAAATATGTCGGGGGCTCCCCCGCGAACATCGCGATCGGAAGCGCCAAGCTGGGCTTGAGAGCCGGATTCATTGGCAAAATTCCCGACGACCAGCATGGGCGGTTCATTCAAAATTATATGTCCGGGGCGGGCGTCGATACATCCCATATAGTGGTCGATACGGAAGGCCGCAAAGCCGGTCTGGCTTTCACCGAGATTAAAAGCCCGGAAGAATGCAGCATCCTGATGTACCGCGACAATGTGGCTGATTTGTATTTGAAGCCCGAAGAAGTGAGCGAAGCTTATATTCAGCAAGCCAAGACGCTGCTGGTGTCCGGCACGGCGCTGGCGCAAAGCCCGTCCCGGGAAGCGGTCCTGCAAGCGATTCATTATGCCAAGAGACATCAGATCGAGATTATATTCGAACTGGATTACCGCCCTTATACCTGGACCTCGGTTCATGAGACGTCCGTATACTATACGCTGGTAGCGGAGCAAGCGGATATCGTCATCGGAACACGGGACGAGTTCGACGTGATGGAGAACCGCAAGGGCGAGAATGAAGCGACGGTTCAATATCTGTTCCGGCACAAGCCGAAGCTGATCGTCATCAAGCACGGCGTGGAAGGGTCCTATGCGTATACGAAAGCCGGAGAGGTGTACCGCGGCCGGGCCTACAAGAGCAAGGTGCTGAAAACATTCGGCGCAGGGGATTCCTACGCTGCGGCCTTCCTCTATGCCCTGCTGTCCGGCAAAGATATTGAGACCGCTCTCCAGTACGGCAGCGCTTCGGCAGCAGTTGTCGTCAGCCGGCACAGCTCCTCGGAAGCGATGCCTTCGGTTGAGGAGATTGAAGCGCTAATCCGTGCCAACGCGTAATCAGAGGGAGCCTTGTGGAAACTTTATAGGCAAAGAGGGGAACAAGAATGACATTCGTACCGATGACAGAGATGCTGCAACGCGCTCTGAAGGAAAACTATGCCATAGGGCAGTTCAATATTAACGGTATGCTGTGGGTTCAGGCCATTCTGCAGGCGGCCGAAGAAGCACGCTCTCCTGTCATATTGGCGGCTTCCGATCGATTGATCGAGTATCTGGGCGGATTCGCCACCATCGCATCCATGGTGAAGACGGTGAAGGAAGAGTTGGAGATTACCGTGCCGGTCGCGCTTCATCTCGATCACGGCTCCAGCTTCTCCCGCTGCGTGCAAGCGATTGATGCGGGATTCAGCTCGGTCATGTATGACGGCTCCCAGCTTCCGATACAGGATAATATTTCTAATACGCAAAAAATAACCGCTTACGCTCATGCTCACGGCGTATCCGTCGAGGCTGAAGTCGGATCGGTCGGAGGGATGGAGGACGGACTCGTTGGCGGGATCCGGTATGCCGATCAATCCGAGTGCGAACGCCTGGTCAGAGAAGCCGGCGTTGATGCCCTCGCTCCTGCGCTCGGCTCCGTTCACGGCAAGTATCAAGGCGAGCCCGTGCTGGGCTTCAAGGAAATGCAGGCCATTGCGGAGGCAGTGCGCATTCCGCTCGTGCTTCACGGCGCATCCGGCATTCCGCTTCCGCAATTGAAGCGCGCGATTGAACTGGGCCATGCGAAAGTCAACTACAATACGGAGCTGGTGACGGCTTGGGCCGAGGCAGTCCGGGCGGTACTGGAGGAGAACCCGTCTCTATGCGAGCCTAGAGTTATTATGATGCCTGCCAAGGAAGCATTGGTTGCCAAGGTGAAAGAAAAGATAAACGAACTGGGCTCTGCCGGCAAAGCGTAGAGCCTGTGCCGTCCGGCGTCTGCTGCCGCCATAGACTGCGAGAGTCTTCACGGTATATGGCGGCACATTCGGTTCGCCAATAGCCTCCCGAATCCCGCTCTACTCGACTCGATGGGCCGTATGCCGCGCACCGCAGCAGTCAGTATACTCTACGCGCCTCATCACGCCCGACGGGGAAGCCGAGAACAGAAGGCGTTCGTAAATCATCTCGGTTACAAAGGTAGCATGGTTGCCATCGCAATGGACCGGGATAAGCTTGAACTTATAACTCACCCCATACATTTTCGGCACGGTCAGATACAGCTCCCCTTGCTTGACGGAGATATCCAGCACATGAAAGGGCTCCTTCTCCATCGCATATTTCCCCGCTACCGATTCAACCTCAGTGAAAGCGACGGGAACAGCGGGAATCGGCAATAACACTGGCTCCCCAAATAGGATCTTCGCCAATTCCCGGCTAACCTGCGTCACTGGAACGACATTCATATTGCTCAGCACAATGATTGCCGCTTCTTGATCAGGAAAGCGAAGCAAATCGCTGTAATAGCCGCTAACCTCTCCAAAATGATTCACGCATCGGCGGCCTAACAGTTCCGAGATCATCCATCCGCACGCGTACGAACCATGGAGCGGAGCGAACATCTTCTCCGTCCATTCGCGGCTGAGCAGCCGTCCTGATGACAATGCCGCATCCCACGCGAGCAAGTCCTCTGTCGTCGAATACAGGCCATAGGCTCCTAACGGAAATGACATGTCGGCGTATGCCGCATGAATCGGCCGCTCCCACCAGGAATAACCCGCAGCCAGCCCTGGTATCACCTGTGTTCCCTCATCGCAGCCAGTATGGCGCAGTCCGAGCGGCCGGCATATATGCTCTTCCA contains the following coding sequences:
- a CDS encoding prolyl oligopeptidase family serine peptidase; the protein is MGKSSWKWMIAGCLLFGSMAPLAMAQEAGAATESAAELVPLRQAAESIGALVEWDQQTKTITVTFGDRVWTVDSASGRSEVNGTAVTLGAGSLQGKEKGLHYIAWGAMKEALQIQGKWVNGKVLADEADWKTRAAQFTVQWAALAEAPQEEAQLASLLTPELKEATKVAHLSRLAQQIIPMVGKPTQFVQASSDNDGVHQNVQVLFKTDKDLMLSLTLRYKENGLLNDVFYSYLPSGNYQPPAYDDASLYKEETIFIGDGQFKLPGTLTLPAAANAAGTYPVLVLVHGSGANDRDESIGAAKTFRDMAIGLAKEGIATIRYEKRTREYPVQSAAIPRFTVKEETVDDAVLAVKWAGQDKRLNKDRIYVLGHSQGGMLIPNIVKADTGNAIRGAVIAAGPSGPLEDLMIEQMERQLQYAKDNGQPAEVVAAAEGQLKMWQQMVAIIKDEQYTLDNLPANFPLPNASWWIDFRNHHGGEIAKDQKVPLFIIQGDNDVQVGKEHLDGWKKALQNRTNVQYKLYSKLNHVFVESDKPSTGQEYIIPGNVPEQVMKDIAAWIRSN
- the mgrA gene encoding L-glyceraldehyde 3-phosphate reductase; its protein translation is MVYQADSKRYDSMVYRRCGRSGLKLPAISLGLWHNFGGIDSFEKGRAMLRRAFDLGITHFDLANNYGPPAGSAELMFGQMLKEDFRPYRDQMIISTKAGYYMWEGPYGEWGSRKYLIASLDQSLKRMGLDYVDIFYSHRPDPDTPLEETMMALDQVVRQGKALYVGISSYDAEQTSEAIRILKELGTPLLIHQPSYSMLNRWIEDGLQDVLEEQGVGSIAFCPLQQGLLTNRYLHGIPEDSRAKKASGFLKEGEVSDQVLTKVRPLHEIAERRGQSLAQMALAWVLRGGKVTSALIGASRASQIEENVKALEQLAFTMEELADIEQVLQS
- a CDS encoding DUF6254 family protein — translated: MTSPKHRRVNADKIRKQTPHSHGKVKSFRELAEE
- a CDS encoding tautomerase family protein; translated protein: MPLLRFDVIEGRNEQELRQLLDAAHEAMVEAFDVPHSDRYQIVHQHPAHEMIIEDTGLGFERTKNLVIISIVSKARTNAQKERLYALLTERLESACGISPDDVMISITENGAADWSFGRGEAQFLTGKL
- a CDS encoding DeoR/GlpR family DNA-binding transcription regulator is translated as MREKRLQDIEDYIHSVGTASLDELCEHFNVSKNTIRRDISNILDKGTIQKVYGGVTSMSSHLIPFENRDITNSSAKTAIAKCAARFVEGNELIYIDSGTTTRSMVEYLPRVPKLTILTNSLDIINAAANLEHITLLTIGNSYKRDTKSFVGNDSLHILDKYNINKAFMAATGVSIESGLTNSDILEYEIKKKIVDKAQQVYLLADASKFGRSTLLTYAPFDKVDTLITSEPLSKEYQEYCDEHGIAVIAAEQESGTRGM
- the iolA gene encoding methylmalonate-semialdehyde dehydrogenase is translated as MNEIRKIKNYINGEWVESGTAHYESVYNPATKEVIAQVPLSTRAELDAAAAAAAKAFEEWKNVAVPRRARILFRYQQLLIEHREELARLITIENGKNLTEALGEVQRGIENVEFAAGAPTLMMGDSLSSIATDVEAVNYRYPIGVIGGIAPFNFPMMVPCWMFPMAIALGNTFILKPSERTPLLTEKLVELFTEAGLPKGVFNVVYGAHDVVNGILEHPAVKAVSFVGSKPVGEYVFKKGSENLKRVQALTGAKNHTIVLKDANLEETVTNVISAAFGSAGERCMACAVITVEEDISDEFIAMLRERAAGIKIGNGLEDGVFLGPVIREDNLKRTHQYIEKGIEEGAALLCDGRESASEDGYFVGPTIFDHVTTEMTIWKEEIFAPVLSIIRVKNLREAIKIANQSEFANGACLFTTNASAIRYFRENINAGMLGINLGVPAPMAFFPFSGWKSSFYGTLHANGKDSVDFYTRKKVVTARYPKPAFE
- the iolC gene encoding 5-dehydro-2-deoxygluconokinase yields the protein MPHAMDNTKKYDLIAVGRACLDLNAVEYNRPMEETMTFSKYVGGSPANIAIGSAKLGLRAGFIGKIPDDQHGRFIQNYMSGAGVDTSHIVVDTEGRKAGLAFTEIKSPEECSILMYRDNVADLYLKPEEVSEAYIQQAKTLLVSGTALAQSPSREAVLQAIHYAKRHQIEIIFELDYRPYTWTSVHETSVYYTLVAEQADIVIGTRDEFDVMENRKGENEATVQYLFRHKPKLIVIKHGVEGSYAYTKAGEVYRGRAYKSKVLKTFGAGDSYAAAFLYALLSGKDIETALQYGSASAAVVVSRHSSSEAMPSVEEIEALIRANA
- the fba gene encoding class II fructose-1,6-bisphosphate aldolase; translated protein: MTFVPMTEMLQRALKENYAIGQFNINGMLWVQAILQAAEEARSPVILAASDRLIEYLGGFATIASMVKTVKEELEITVPVALHLDHGSSFSRCVQAIDAGFSSVMYDGSQLPIQDNISNTQKITAYAHAHGVSVEAEVGSVGGMEDGLVGGIRYADQSECERLVREAGVDALAPALGSVHGKYQGEPVLGFKEMQAIAEAVRIPLVLHGASGIPLPQLKRAIELGHAKVNYNTELVTAWAEAVRAVLEENPSLCEPRVIMMPAKEALVAKVKEKINELGSAGKA
- a CDS encoding serine hydrolase domain-containing protein; the protein is MNSMSVEERLRHWAEAYDRNGYLHGAILVAMNGRILLNEGFGMANWEHQVPNRPTTAFRIGSITKSFTAMCIFQLHERGKLSIDDAIGQYIPDYPHGERITLYHCLTNSSGTPNYTSFPDFWPHTMRLPATLDQVIDSFSGLDLEFEPGSRFGYSNSGYAMLTAIIENVSGLSYADYVEEHICRPLGLRHTGCDEGTQVIPGLAAGYSWWERPIHAAYADMSFPLGAYGLYSTTEDLLAWDAALSSGRLLSREWTEKMFAPLHGSYACGWMISELLGRRCVNHFGEVSGYYSDLLRFPDQEAAIIVLSNMNVVPVTQVSRELAKILFGEPVLLPIPAVPVAFTEVESVAGKYAMEKEPFHVLDISVKQGELYLTVPKMYGVSYKFKLIPVHCDGNHATFVTEMIYERLLFSASPSGVMRRVEYTDCCGARHTAHRVE